Genomic DNA from Pseudomonas fitomaticsae:
TGTCGGCATTGAATTGCAGATCCATACCGCGCTTGGTCAGCTCTTCCTTCAAGTGGTTACGCACCGATCCGTCAAAACCGCGCAGGAACAGATCCCCGCGATACAGCAACGTCGTGTTGGCGCCCAAGCCATGGAAAATCCCGGCAAATTCAACAGCGATGTAACCGCCACCGACGACCAGTACACGCTTGGGCAATTCTTTGAGGAAGAATGCCTGGTTCGAGCTGATCGCATGCTCATGCCCCGGAATCTCCGGGATCTGCGGCCAGCCACCGGTGGCGATCAGAATATTCTTCGCAGTGTATCGCTCGCCGTTGACCTCGACTTCGTGCGGACCAACGATCTTGGCGTGCGCTTCATGCAGGGTCACGCCACTGTTGACCAGCAGGTTGCGATAAATGCCGTTCAAGCGATTGATCTCGCGATCCTTGTTGGCAATCAGCGTCGCCCAATCGAAATCCGCCTCGCCCAGGCTCCAGCCAAATCCCGAGGACTGTTCGAAGTCTTCGGCGAAATGCGCGCCGTACACCAACAGTTTTTTCGGTACGCAACCAACGTTGACGCAGGTACCGCCCAGATAACGACTCTCGGCCACCGCCACTTTCGCACCGAACCCGGCAGCAAAACGCGCAGCCCGCACTCCGCCGGAACCGGCACCAATCACATAAAGGTCAAAATCGTAGGCCATTTCTATCTCCTCGGCAGGCGATCAGCATACCCGCCGTCGTCCGTTGGGCAAGCACTCCTGCCGATATAGGGGCGGAAAATGAAAAAGCCACCCGAAGGTGGCTTTTTCGTACAGGCAGATCAGGCTTTATCAGTAAGCCTTACCAGTCTTGTAGAAGTTCTCGAAGCAGAAGTTGGTTGCTTCGATGTAGCCTTCAGCACCACCGCAGTCGAAACGCTTGCCCTTGAACTTGTAGGCCATCACGCAGCCGTTCTGGGCTTGTTTCATCAGGGCGTCGGTGATCTGGATTTCACCACCCTTGCCTGGCTCGGTCTGCTCGATCAGGTCGAAGATGTCCGGAGTCAGGATGTAACGGCCGATGATCGCCAGGTTCGACGGGGCGTCTTCCGGCTTTGGCTTCTCGACCATGCTGTGTACGCGGTAGATGTCGTCGCGGATCATTTCGCCAGCGATCACGCCGTACTTGCTGGTTTCCTGCGGATCGACCTCCTGGATGGCAATGATCGAGCAGCGGAATTGCTTGTACAGCTTGACCATCTGGGTCAGTACGCCGTCGCCTTCAAGATTGACGCACAGGTCGTCCGCCAGCACCACGGCGAACGGCTCGTCACCGATCAGCGGGCGACCGGTCAGGATCGCGTGACCCAGACCTTTCATTTCGGTCTGACGGGTGTAGGAGAACGAGCACTCGTCCAACAGCTTGCGGATACCGACCAGGTATTTTTCCTTGTCGGTGCCTTTGATCTGGTTTTCCAGCTCATAGCTGATGTCGAAGTGGTCTTCCAGGGCGCGCTTGCCACGGCCGGTCACGATGGAGATTTCGTTCAGGCCAGCATCCAGAGCTTCTTCGACGCCGTACTGGATCAGTGGCTTGTTTACCACCGGCAGCATTTCTTTGGGCATGGCCTTAGTCGCTGGGAGGAAGCGAGTACCGTAACCGGCTGCTGGGAACAAGCATTTCTTGATCATATAAGTCCTTGAAAGGGCTGTGTGTACGAGTTTCGGCGCAGTCTAATCAGGCGGCGTGCACCTTACAATGCCCCGCACTGGCTAACCGATGTCAACATAGAGAAATAATCTGGCGGATAGTTCAATCCGCACACAGAGGCTGCGCAATCAGCGTAGCTCAAAGATCTCGAAACACCTCATCGACCTGCGCCCGTTCGCCCATTTACCGTTATCATGGCGCCTTTGAACCAGCCAACGAGGCCGATCGATGTCCGCAGCAAAAATCATCAATGGGTACACCGTCGCCAAGGCGAAAGATGGCCAGTGGCATATCACCGCCGCCAACGGCGAAGACGTGTCCGGTCCGTTGCCCACTGAAGCGATGGCGATTGAAGTAGCCGCGGTGCTTGATTACACGCCTCCTGCACCGAAGCGTCGCGGCAAGGATCAAGACTGATCGGCGACCACAAATCCCGGCCCTGCTTTCGCGCAGGGCTTTTTTTGGCCTGCGCACAAAGAAGTGGCCAATCGCTATAACCTTTTCCTGCCGGCGCTGTCATAGCGACTAGCCCCCTCCTCCTCGAAGACGACATTGCCATGATCAACCGCCCCTTCATCAACTTCCTGCCCCTGATTGCGCTCGCTGTCCTGGCCGGCTGCGCCACCTCGCAGACCGCCTACCTGAACAACGGTGAACAAGGGTTGAGCATCGACTGCTCCGGCGAAGCCAACTCCTGGGCAAGCTGTTATGAAAAAGCTGACGCGTCCTGCGCCGGAACCGGTTATCGCATCGTCGGGACCGACGGCACACCGGCGCCCAAAGAAAGCGACAAGACCCTGGGCGTCGACGTCGGCAATTACAAAACCCGTAGCGTCGTGGTGGTGTGTAAATAGCCTTACATGTGAATTTCGGCGAACTTGATCCCCAGGCCGCGTACGACCTCGATCAGGTCGTCGAGCCGGCTGAAGGATTCAACCTCATCGTTATCGTCGACCAGAAAGTAACTGCGACCGGCGCTTTTCTTGAAAAACACGATCCACTCCCCCGGATTCGCCGGGTTCTGGATCACATGGGTCGCCGCAATGAGCCCTTCCTTGTGTCGCTCCCGCACCTGCTCTCTCTTCATTCACCTCTCCCAGAAATGACAATGCCGCCACAGCAACGCTGTGACGGCATCAATGCTGACTACTGACAGTCTATCAGCCGGAAATACAGGCCGTGGCGGCTTTGCGCACATCCCATGGACGCAGCGGCACATTGGACATCCGCTCGTGCAGCTTGATGCTGCTGCCACCGGAGCGATCCTCGATGTCGAACACCGCGGCCGGACCCGATCCCAGCTTGCCCGGAACGATGACCCGGACTTCGTCCTTTTGCCGCTCCACCTGCAGGGCACCCCGGCTGCTGGACAGCTTTTCGGTCAGGCACTCAGCATATTCATGGGGTTTCTTGCCGGAAATGACGTTCATGGTCGGCAGCGTTTCATTGATTTCCGAAACACTTGCGCAACCACCCATTGCCAATGCCAACGGCAGAATCACCACACCCCACTTCATACAAAACCTCCAATAAAGACCCTCCGACAGCACGAATGCCGTTTTTCTCCGAGGCTCACTGCATTTAACCCACATCGAATCGTGAATATCTGTTTTTAATTGTCAAAGCGGTGCCCGACGGCCGGATAATAACCTGTCCGGGCTGATAAACTGCGCCAATCGACAATGCTATCGTTTTGATTTTGTAGAAAAAGCCCTTCTGGAGGCGCCCATGAAATTCATTCACCAACGCGAGCACCTCAACGAAGACGACATCGTCGTCATCCAATGCTCGCAAACCTGCAACATCCGTTTGATGAACGACGCCAACTTCCGCAGCTTCAAAAATGGCGGCCGCCACACCTATCACGGCGGTGCTTTCGACACGTTCCCGGCCCGCATCACCGCCCCGAGCACCGGTTTCTGGAACATTACCATCGACACCGTCAACCGCCGTGCGATCAGCGTGACCCGCAAGCCGACCCTGACGCACTCGATCAAGATCATTCGCCGCTCGAGCTCCAAACTCAGCTGAGCGGTTCCGCCAACGCAGACAGGTAAGCATCAACGTGGCCCAAACGACCAAATACGTGATCAAGTACAAACTCAACGGTGAACGCCGCTTCGAGTTCGCCCAACTGGAAAACGGCACGCCGGAAGAAGCCAAGGCCGCGCTGGATGCCCTGCACGGCCAGAGCGATGATGTGATCAGCGACATCAGCGTCAGCAAGGCCCTGTAAGACCCGGGTGACAATTCGACCGCAAGCGGCGGAGTGTTGCGGCCGGGTGGACGGCCCAGACTGAGACCTGAATGCAAGCCAAGGAATCAGCATGTCACCCTCACCCGCCTCCCCGCTCGATGCGCTCGACTGGATCGCCCTGGAGCAGCAACTGGATCAGGACGGTTGTGCCGTCATCCGCACGTTGCTGCGCCCGGACACCTGCGATCGGTTGAGTGCGCTTTACCCACAAAGTGAACCGTTTCGATCCCAGGTCATCATGGCCCGTCATGGTTTCGGGCGCGGGGAATACAAATACCTTCGCTATCCGCTTCCCCCCGTGGTGGAAGGCCTGCGTAGTGCGCTTTACCTGCGACTCGTGCCTCTGGCCAACCGCTGGCATGAACGAATGGGCTTACCGGAACGCTTTCCAGAGCAACACAGCGAACTTCTTGAGCGCTGCCACGCCGCCGGTCAACTGCGGCCTACCCCGCTCTTGCTGCAATACGGCCCGCAGGACTACAACTGTCTGCATCAGGATCTGTACGGCGAGCATGTGTTTCCGCTGCAAATCGCGATTCTTCTGTCAGAACCTGGCGAAGACTTCACCGGCGGTGAGTTCGTTTTGACTGAACAGCGTCCAAGAATGCAGTCCCGCCCGCTGGTGATGGACCTGAGAAAAGGCGACGCGTTGATATTTGCCGTCAACCAGCGCCCGGTCAAAGGCGTGCGCGGCGACTATCGGGTGACCATGCGCCACGGCGTCAGCCGACTGCACAGCGGAAAACGGCATACTCTGGGCATCATCTTCCACGACGCGACCTGACGATCATGCAAACCACCTTCGATCTGTTCGCCGACACAGAATCCGAGCAGCCCCGGCGCGCAGAACAGATCGGCGAGCAATCCTGGGTGCTGCGCGGCTTTGCCCTGCCGCAAATCGAGCAGTTGTTGCCGGCCCTGGAATCGATCATTGCCTGCGCACCGCTGCGCCACATGATGACACCTGGGGGCTTCAGCATGTCGGTGGCCACCAGCAGTTGCGGTGCACTGGGCTGGATCACCGATCGGAGCGGCTACCGCTATTCATCTGAAGATCCCGTGAGCCATCAACCTTGGCCAGCCATGCCCAAGGTGTTTCGCGAGCTGGCCCAGGCCGCAGCGAAACGCGCCGGTTTTGCCGAATTCGTACCCGATTCCTGCCTGATCAATCGTTATGTCCCAGGCGCAAAGATGTCGTTGCATCAGGACAAAGACGAAAATGCCTACGAAGCCCCGATCGTTTCTCTGTCACTGGGTCTGCCGGCAACGTTCCTGTTCGGTGGTTTCGCACGCGGCGACAGGAGCCAGAAAATCTCGCTGCTGCACGGCGACATGGTGATCTGGGGCGGCGTCGACCGACTGCGCTATCACGGCATCCTGCCGATCAAGCCTGGCCGGCACCCGCGCCTTGGCGAACAGCGCTTCAACCTGACGTTTCGCACCGCTGGATAATCCTGCAAAGTTTGACCGCAAGGGTCGGAGTGTTCCGGCCGGTGGCACTGGTTAACCTGAAATTCAACAGGTCAACGGACTCTCCATCATGAAAACGCTTTCCACCTCGCTGAACACTGAAGACGATCCACGCTGGGCCGCTGTCGTGGCACGCGACCCTCGGGCGGACGGCCAGTTTGTCTATGCCGTGAAAACCACCGGCATCTATTGCCGTCCCAGTAGCCTGGCGCGCTTGCCGAAACCGCAGAACGTCGAGTTCTTCGACACTGCCGAGGACGCCGAGGCAGCGGGGTATCGCCCCAGCAAACGGGCGAGCAAGGATCAGACCGAAGTCGCTGCGCAGCATGCCGCCACCGTCGCGGCAGCCTGTCGCCAGATCGAGGCGTCGGGCAGCCTGCCGGCGCTCAACGATCTGGCCGAGACTGCCGGCCTGAGCGCCTTCCATTTTCATCGCGTGTTCAAAGCAGCGACGGGCCTGACGCCCAAAGGCTATGCCGCCGCGCATCGCTCGCGCCGGGTTCGTCAGCGTCTGGCGGACGGCGGCTCGGTGACCGAAGCGCTGTATGACGCCGGTTTCAATTCCAACAGCCGTTTCTACGAGGCGGCCGATCAGGTACTGGGCATGAAACCCAGCGATTTCCGGGCCGCCGGACAGAACAACGACATCCGTTTCGCCGTCGGCCAGTGCTCGCTCGGCGCCATTCTGGTGGCACAGAGCGAGCGCGGGATCTGCGCGATTCTGTTGGGGGACGATCCGCACCAATTGGTGTGCGACCTGCAGGACCAGTTTCGCCGGGCCAACCTGATCGGCGCCGATGCCGAGTTCGAACAACTGATCGCTCGCGTCGTCGGTTTCATCGAAGCGCCCGCCATCGGCCTGGATTTACCGCTGGATGTGCGCGGCACGGCGTTTCAGGAACGGGTGTGGCAGGCGCTGCGCGAAATACCGGTCGGCGGCACCGCCAGCTACGCGGACATCGCCTTGCGTATCGGCTCGCCAAAAGCCGTGCGCGCAGTGGCCCAGGCTTGCGGCGCCAACAGCCTCGCGGTGGCCATTCCGTGCCACCGCGTGGTGCGCAGCGATGGCAATCTCAGCGGCTACCGCTGGGGCGTGGAGCGCAAGCGTGAGTTGTTGCTGCGCGAAACGCAGTCTTAACGCAGGCCGATGTAAATCGCCACCGATTCGAGGCCGGTATAGGCTT
This window encodes:
- a CDS encoding 2OG-Fe(II) oxygenase; this encodes MSPSPASPLDALDWIALEQQLDQDGCAVIRTLLRPDTCDRLSALYPQSEPFRSQVIMARHGFGRGEYKYLRYPLPPVVEGLRSALYLRLVPLANRWHERMGLPERFPEQHSELLERCHAAGQLRPTPLLLQYGPQDYNCLHQDLYGEHVFPLQIAILLSEPGEDFTGGEFVLTEQRPRMQSRPLVMDLRKGDALIFAVNQRPVKGVRGDYRVTMRHGVSRLHSGKRHTLGIIFHDAT
- the gorA gene encoding glutathione-disulfide reductase, with the translated sequence MAYDFDLYVIGAGSGGVRAARFAAGFGAKVAVAESRYLGGTCVNVGCVPKKLLVYGAHFAEDFEQSSGFGWSLGEADFDWATLIANKDREINRLNGIYRNLLVNSGVTLHEAHAKIVGPHEVEVNGERYTAKNILIATGGWPQIPEIPGHEHAISSNQAFFLKELPKRVLVVGGGYIAVEFAGIFHGLGANTTLLYRGDLFLRGFDGSVRNHLKEELTKRGMDLQFNADIARIDKQSDGSLKATLKDGRVLGADCVFYATGRRPMLDNLGLENTDVQLDDKGFIKVDEQYQTTEPSILALGDVIGRVQLTPVALAEGMAVARRLFKPEQYRPVDYKMIPTAVFGLPNIGTVGLTEEEAREAGHDVVIYESRFRPMKLTLTDCQERTLMKLVVDGKSDKVLGCHMVGPDAGEIVQGLAIALKAGATKRDFDDTVGVHPTAAEEFVTMRTPVGA
- the galU gene encoding UTP--glucose-1-phosphate uridylyltransferase GalU, which codes for MIKKCLFPAAGYGTRFLPATKAMPKEMLPVVNKPLIQYGVEEALDAGLNEISIVTGRGKRALEDHFDISYELENQIKGTDKEKYLVGIRKLLDECSFSYTRQTEMKGLGHAILTGRPLIGDEPFAVVLADDLCVNLEGDGVLTQMVKLYKQFRCSIIAIQEVDPQETSKYGVIAGEMIRDDIYRVHSMVEKPKPEDAPSNLAIIGRYILTPDIFDLIEQTEPGKGGEIQITDALMKQAQNGCVMAYKFKGKRFDCGGAEGYIEATNFCFENFYKTGKAY
- the alkB gene encoding DNA oxidative demethylase AlkB, which encodes MQTTFDLFADTESEQPRRAEQIGEQSWVLRGFALPQIEQLLPALESIIACAPLRHMMTPGGFSMSVATSSCGALGWITDRSGYRYSSEDPVSHQPWPAMPKVFRELAQAAAKRAGFAEFVPDSCLINRYVPGAKMSLHQDKDENAYEAPIVSLSLGLPATFLFGGFARGDRSQKISLLHGDMVIWGGVDRLRYHGILPIKPGRHPRLGEQRFNLTFRTAG
- the ada gene encoding bifunctional DNA-binding transcriptional regulator/O6-methylguanine-DNA methyltransferase Ada, which produces MKTLSTSLNTEDDPRWAAVVARDPRADGQFVYAVKTTGIYCRPSSLARLPKPQNVEFFDTAEDAEAAGYRPSKRASKDQTEVAAQHAATVAAACRQIEASGSLPALNDLAETAGLSAFHFHRVFKAATGLTPKGYAAAHRSRRVRQRLADGGSVTEALYDAGFNSNSRFYEAADQVLGMKPSDFRAAGQNNDIRFAVGQCSLGAILVAQSERGICAILLGDDPHQLVCDLQDQFRRANLIGADAEFEQLIARVVGFIEAPAIGLDLPLDVRGTAFQERVWQALREIPVGGTASYADIALRIGSPKAVRAVAQACGANSLAVAIPCHRVVRSDGNLSGYRWGVERKRELLLRETQS
- a CDS encoding DUF1883 domain-containing protein produces the protein MKFIHQREHLNEDDIVVIQCSQTCNIRLMNDANFRSFKNGGRHTYHGGAFDTFPARITAPSTGFWNITIDTVNRRAISVTRKPTLTHSIKIIRRSSSKLS